The proteins below come from a single Fastidiosipila sanguinis genomic window:
- a CDS encoding ABC transporter permease, with the protein MRNSTVKYVIKRVLLALMTAFIIMFISFVFIKMLEPEVPMLGTEAQNEMARREALGYNKPILVQFGIYLRNIITSWDWGTSWEISYLTPVTEIIVKRLPPTVILNVYSALFSLPLGIVLGVIAALRKNTWLDHTISTVVMLFVSVPSFVYAFLLQYIVGFRLGWLPLIVSSVADSGGWFTWVMFKSMIMPILSLSFGIIAGYARLTRAELVESLTSDYMLLARTKGLNKTQATVRHALKNAMVPILPSIVASFLSVLGGSMIIEKIFAVNGIGGLMISAINSRDYDVFVATTMFYTIIGLLANIVVDLSYGFLDPRIRIGER; encoded by the coding sequence ATGAGGAACAGCACAGTTAAATATGTAATTAAACGTGTCCTTTTAGCTTTGATGACAGCGTTTATAATTATGTTTATAAGCTTTGTTTTCATCAAAATGCTTGAGCCTGAAGTACCAATGCTTGGGACTGAAGCACAGAATGAAATGGCTAGACGTGAAGCTTTAGGATACAACAAACCAATTTTGGTACAATTTGGAATATATTTACGAAATATTATTACAAGTTGGGACTGGGGTACTTCATGGGAGATTTCATATCTAACTCCTGTTACAGAAATTATTGTTAAGAGACTACCTCCAACCGTAATTTTAAACGTCTATTCAGCATTGTTTTCATTACCTTTAGGTATTGTACTTGGTGTTATTGCAGCGCTAAGAAAAAACACCTGGTTAGACCATACAATTTCAACAGTTGTTATGCTTTTTGTATCCGTACCTAGTTTCGTTTACGCATTCTTACTTCAATACATTGTTGGTTTCAGATTAGGTTGGTTACCTTTAATAGTTTCATCAGTTGCAGATTCAGGCGGTTGGTTCACTTGGGTAATGTTTAAATCAATGATAATGCCAATACTTTCACTTTCATTTGGTATTATTGCAGGATATGCCAGACTTACTAGAGCAGAGTTGGTTGAAAGTTTGACTTCAGACTACATGCTACTAGCAAGAACCAAAGGTCTAAACAAAACACAAGCTACTGTTAGACATGCATTGAAAAACGCAATGGTTCCTATTTTGCCATCAATTGTTGCTAGTTTCTTAAGCGTGCTAGGTGGTTCAATGATTATCGAAAAGATTTTTGCTGTTAATGGAATTGGTGGATTAATGATTAGTGCTATTAACTCACGTGACTATGACGTGTTTGTAGCTACTACAATGTTCTATACAATTATCGGTTTATTGGCAAATATTGTTGTTGATCTAAGTTATGGTTTCTTAGATCCTAGAATTAGAATTGGTGAGAGGTAA
- a CDS encoding ABC transporter permease, which produces MSKEYVNLQEIPQEKFTLVQEHKDIYDEAIKTKSISYFGDALRRFVRNKASVAAAIIIMLIVVFALIAPFLTKYKVSDVNGVYAKARPKIKAFERTGFWDGSKTIRSNEKYLIYLNGISMAAEDYEGQGATWEQGLESDYAVINKISDEYMSQGRTYRDVSVDSYYLVGFSYINITDQQYERIIKWEEETGKKVIYPMVDRAGAGPAADDANYWFKLAQNGTPLDENDRPMEFAMVQKKGLTDNYLRDENGDVRYYTVSNKTMRQVRVLNYTYYEYQNGFEPVHYFGSDAQGYDIFIRVAQGTRLSLALAVLVSIVNLTFGALYGAVQGYYGGAVDLILDRLTDIISGMPFMVIATLFQLHLVIPGKVSTFAGILFAFVLQGWIGTAARVRTQFYRFKNEEYILSARSMGAGDARLMFRHIFPNAIGTIITSSVLVIPSVILSESSLSYLGIVNFNSKNLTSLGTLLGNGQGYLATDPHILFVPAVIISLLMISFNLFGNGLRDAFNPALRGSEE; this is translated from the coding sequence ATGAGCAAAGAATATGTAAATTTACAAGAAATACCTCAAGAGAAATTTACTTTAGTTCAAGAACATAAAGATATTTATGATGAGGCGATCAAAACCAAGTCAATATCTTATTTTGGTGATGCTTTAAGAAGATTTGTACGAAACAAAGCTTCAGTTGCAGCTGCAATAATAATTATGTTAATTGTTGTTTTTGCGTTAATTGCACCATTTTTAACAAAGTACAAAGTTTCTGATGTTAATGGTGTTTATGCCAAGGCTAGACCAAAAATAAAAGCTTTTGAACGTACTGGTTTCTGGGATGGAAGCAAGACTATTAGATCAAATGAAAAATATTTAATTTATTTAAATGGTATTTCTATGGCTGCTGAAGACTATGAAGGTCAAGGTGCAACTTGGGAGCAAGGTTTAGAGAGTGATTATGCCGTTATTAATAAAATTAGTGATGAATACATGTCACAAGGTAGAACTTATAGAGATGTTTCTGTAGATTCATACTACTTAGTAGGTTTCAGCTATATCAATATAACTGATCAACAATATGAAAGAATTATTAAGTGGGAAGAAGAGACTGGTAAAAAGGTTATTTATCCAATGGTTGATAGAGCTGGTGCAGGACCAGCTGCTGACGATGCTAATTATTGGTTTAAGTTAGCACAAAATGGTACTCCGTTGGATGAAAATGATAGACCAATGGAATTTGCAATGGTCCAGAAAAAAGGATTAACAGATAATTATTTGCGTGATGAAAATGGTGATGTTAGATACTACACAGTAAGTAACAAAACCATGCGTCAAGTAAGAGTTTTAAACTACACTTATTACGAATATCAAAATGGTTTTGAGCCTGTACACTACTTTGGTTCCGATGCCCAAGGTTATGATATTTTTATTCGTGTAGCTCAAGGTACTAGATTATCATTGGCATTAGCTGTCTTAGTTTCTATAGTTAACCTTACTTTCGGTGCTCTATATGGTGCGGTACAAGGTTACTATGGTGGTGCAGTTGACTTAATTCTTGATAGATTAACTGATATCATCAGTGGTATGCCATTTATGGTTATAGCAACACTATTCCAATTACACTTGGTTATACCAGGAAAAGTTTCTACATTCGCAGGTATATTATTCGCCTTCGTATTACAAGGTTGGATTGGTACAGCTGCAAGGGTTAGAACACAGTTCTATAGATTCAAAAATGAAGAATATATTCTCTCAGCAAGAAGTATGGGTGCTGGCGATGCAAGATTGATGTTTAGACATATCTTCCCTAACGCAATTGGTACAATTATTACTTCATCCGTACTTGTTATTCCAAGTGTTATCTTGAGTGAATCATCATTATCTTATTTAGGTATTGTAAACTTCAACTCTAAGAATTTAACTTCTTTAGGTACCTTGTTAGGTAATGGTCAAGGTTATTTAGCAACTGACCCACATATTTTATTTGTCCCAGCTGTTATAATTTCCTTGCTAATGATTAGCTTTAACCTATTTGGTAATGGATTGAGAGATGCATTTAACCCAGCATTGAGAGGATCGGAAGAATAA